In Streptococcus gallolyticus subsp. gallolyticus DSM 16831, the sequence TATTCATAAGAACCACTACACGTGATTTTCTCGTATGCTTCACCCTGCTCGCTAGAGTATAGGAAAAATTCGCGCGTCACTTCGGACAAGTCATCAGGTAGGCGATAGTGTTGTACGCGCTCTAAAAAACCAGAAGATAATTCGACTTGCATTTCGGCTAACAAATCATATAAATCGGCGTAATAATGATAGAATGTTTTCTTGTTGATTCTAGCTTTTTCAGATAGTTCTTTAACTGTAATTTTTTCAAAATCTTTTTGACAAATCAATTCTTCAAAAGCACTT encodes:
- a CDS encoding TetR/AcrR family transcriptional regulator, giving the protein MILTGNEDLRVIKTIEGIKSAFEELICQKDFEKITVKELSEKARINKKTFYHYYADLYDLLAEMQVELSSGFLERVQHYRLPDDLSEVTREFFLYSSEQGEAYEKITCSGSYEYVRNKMIGQVNDVTWGKSSVYQKLSDFDKKLIVNYANTVSLEIYKQWIASGKVIALNEIINRAIILTSSGIQGFFEK